The Oncorhynchus tshawytscha isolate Ot180627B linkage group LG30, Otsh_v2.0, whole genome shotgun sequence genome includes a region encoding these proteins:
- the LOC112228628 gene encoding solute carrier family 12 member 9 isoform X1 encodes MSNEHTPLLAHGVCGLSADNAVCGIGASEGTGEANTPNAVPRKLNTFFGVIVPTVLSMFSIVLFLRTGFVVGHAGLLQGLVMLLVAYTIISLTILSICAISTNGAVQGGGAYFMISRSLGPEFGGSIGLMFFLAKVCACGVYVLGLVEALLDIFGQDPASSSVFRVLPQGYWYTVLYSSIVLLLVLMVCLVGAHIFARTSFLILLVVTISLLSIYISPLALTTPLKFLITHQGPGNQTLTYNASYTGFNGTTLKDNLGSGYTVDYSTGKVMSFATVFAVMFTSCTGIMAGANMSGELKNPSAAIPKGTIIAVLYTFIVYVLLFILASSTCERTLLAQDYGFFQRINIWPPFVTIGIYCSALSAAMCSLIGASRILHALALDQLFGFPLAPAAITSSSGNPWVAVLYTWGLAQCVVFAGQLNAIAGLVTVFYLLAYAAVDLACLALEWASAPNFRPTFQVFSWHTCLLGILSCLVMMFVINPVYSSASIVLLLLLLLFLHYRSPTSSWGYISQALIFHQVRKYLLMLDVRKDHVKFWRPQVLLMVANPRSSCQLINFVNQLKKGGLFVLGHVKLGDLDTLPSDPVQQQYNFWLSLVDKLGVKAFVDLTLSPSVRQGTQHLLRITGLGGMKPNTLVLGFYDSCTPEDYFLQDPAFCESKGSGGDDFGVDLPSLQAHFPPVRHLESPRWLTSEEYVGIISDAIKMSKNVCLGRYFFQLQGEGMGTKMDGAARIIDVWPLNLLQPSSTSAASVDVCSLFLLQMACVLNMASRWRHARMRIFLCVEAESSDQGWVVKEETYRELLRKLRIRASIKIVPWDSVVQLYGQKQTQDPELEGLTKPAQALSEDFQSAVNRMLMEHSAEAAVRFLYLPRPPAHSSQSHKYLSQLEAVTYGLGPTLLIHGLTPVTCTEL; translated from the exons ATGTCTAATGAACACACACCCCTCCTCGCCCATGGGGTATGTGGTCTGTCAGCAGACAATGCAGTGTGTGGCATAGGGGCGTCAGAGGGCACTGGGGAGGCCAACACTCCTAATGCTGTACCTCGAAAGCTCAACACCTTCTTCGGGGTGATCGTGCCCACTGTCCTCTCCATGTTTAGCATTGTCCTCTTCCTCAGAACTG GGTTTGTGGTTGGTCATGCGGGGCTCTTGCAGGGTCTTGTGATGCTGCTTGTAGCCTACACCAttatctccctcaccatcttGTCCATCTGTGCTATTTCCACCAATGGTGCTGTGCAGGGAGGTGGGGCCTATT TCATGATTAGTCGATCTTTGGGCCCAGAGTTTGGAGGAAGCATTGGCCTCATGTTCTTCCTGGCCAAAGTGTGTGCATGTGGAGTGTATGTGCTTGGTCTGGTAGAGGCACTACTTGACATATTTGGTCAGGATCCAG CGTCCTCCTCTGTGTTTCGAGTGCTTCCCCAGGGCTACTGGTACACAGTGCTGTACTCTTCCATAGTTCTCCTGCTGGTTCTGATGGTGTGCCTAGTGGGCGCCCACATCTTCGCCCGCACCTCCTTCCTCATCCTGCTGGTGGTGACCATCTCCCTTCTGTCCATCTACATCAGCCCCCTGGCGCTGACCACGCCCCTAAAGTTCCTCATCACCCACCAGGGCCCTGGCAACCAGACCCTCACCTACAATGCCAGCTACACAGGCTTCAACGGCACCACGCTGAAGGACAACCTGGGCT CGGGCTACACTGTGGACTACAGCACTGGTAAAGTCATGTCATTCGCCACCGTGTTCGCTGTCATGTTCACCAGCTGCACCGGAATCATGGCCGGAGCCAACATGTCAG GAGAGCTGAAGAACCCCAGTGCTGCCATTCCCAAAGGCACCATTATTGCAGTCCTCTACACCTTCATAGTCTATGTCTTGCTCTTCATCCTGGCCAGCTCCACATGTGAAAG GACCCTGTTGGCTCAGGATTACGGGTTCTTCCAGCGTATAAACATCTGGCCTCCATTTGTCACCATCGGGATCTATTGTTCTGCCCTATCAGCAGCCATGTGCTCTCTGATTGGGGCGTCCCGGATCCTCCACGCCCTCGCACTGGACCAACTCTTTG GTTTTCCATTGGCTCCTGCTGCTATCACATCCAGCTCAGGCAACCCATGGGTGGCAGTGCTCTACACCTGGGGGTTGGCACAG tgtgtggtgtttgCAGGCCAGCTTAATGCCATAGCTGGCCTGGTGACAGTATTCTACCTGCTGGCCTATGCTGCTGTCGACCTGGCCTGTCTGGCTCTGGAGTGGGCATCGGCCCCCAACTTCAG gCCCACTTTCCAGGTGTTCTCCTGGCACACATGTCTGCTGGGCATCCTAAGCTGTCTGGTGATGATGTTCGTCATTAACCCGGTCTACTCCTCAGCCAGCATCGTCCTCCTCTTACTGCTGTTGCTTTTCCTACACTACAGATCACCAACCAGCAGCTGGGGATACATCAGCCAGGCTCTCATCTTTCATCAg GTGCGTAAGTATCTGCTGATGCTGGACGTGAGGAAGGACCATGTGAAGTTCTGGAGGCCCCAGGTGTTGTTGATGGTGGCCAACCCTCGCTCCTCCTGCCAGCTCATCAACTTTGTCAACCAGTTGAAGAAGGGCGGGCTGTTTGTTCTGGGACACGTGAAGCTGGGAGATCTGG ACACCCTGCCCTCTGACCCTGTCCAGCAGCAGTATAACTTCTGGCTGAGTCTGGTGGATAAGCTGGGGGTGAAGGCCTTCGTGGAtctgactctctccccctctgtgagGCAGGGAACACAGCATCTGCTCCGTATCACCGGCCTGG GCGGCATGAAGCCCAACACTCTGGTCTTGGGGTTCTACGACAGTTGCACCCCTGAGGACTACTTCCTCCAAGACCCTGCCTTCTGTGAGTCAAAAGGGTCTGGAGGGGATGATTTTGGGGTGGATCTGCCCTCTCTGCAAGCCCACTTCCCCCCGGTCCGCCATCTGGAGAGCCCACGCTGGCTCACGTCAGAGGAGTATGTGGGAATCATCTCGGATGCCATCAAGATGAGTAAGAACGTGTGTCTTGGCCGCTATTTCTTCCAGCTGCAGGGAGAGGGCATGGGGACCAAGATGGACGGGGCCGCGAGGATCATCGACGTGTGGCCCCTCAACCTGCTGCAGCCAAGCAGCACGTCTGCAGCCTCCGTGGACGTGTGCAGTCTCTTCCTGCTGCAGATGGCGTGTGTTCTTAACATGGCCAGCAGATGGCGCCATGCCAGAATGAGAATATTCCTGTGTGTGGAGGCAGAGTCCAGCGACCAGGGTTGGGTGGTTAAAGAGGAGACCTACCGGGAGCTGTTGAGGAAGCTGAGGATCAGGGCCTCCATCAAGATAGTGCCCTGGGACTCTGTGGTGCAGCTCTacggacagaaacagacacaggaCCCAGAGCTGGAGGGCCTGACGAAGCCGGCCCAGGCCCTTTCAGAGGACTTCCAGTCTGCAGTCAACAGGATGCTGATGGAGCACAGTGCTGAGGCTGCTGTCCGCTTCCTGTATTTACCACGCCCCCCTGCTCACTCCAGCCAATCACACAAATATCTCAGTCAGTTGGAAGCTGTGACTTATGGTTTAGGCCCAACCCTCTTGATTCATGGTCTCACCCCAGTCACGTGCACTGAGCTTTGA
- the LOC112228628 gene encoding solute carrier family 12 member 9 isoform X2, whose amino-acid sequence MSNEHTPLLAHGVCGLSADNAVCGIGASEGTGEANTPNAVPRKLNTFFGVIVPTVLSMFSIVLFLRTASSSVFRVLPQGYWYTVLYSSIVLLLVLMVCLVGAHIFARTSFLILLVVTISLLSIYISPLALTTPLKFLITHQGPGNQTLTYNASYTGFNGTTLKDNLGSGYTVDYSTGKVMSFATVFAVMFTSCTGIMAGANMSGELKNPSAAIPKGTIIAVLYTFIVYVLLFILASSTCERTLLAQDYGFFQRINIWPPFVTIGIYCSALSAAMCSLIGASRILHALALDQLFGFPLAPAAITSSSGNPWVAVLYTWGLAQCVVFAGQLNAIAGLVTVFYLLAYAAVDLACLALEWASAPNFRPTFQVFSWHTCLLGILSCLVMMFVINPVYSSASIVLLLLLLLFLHYRSPTSSWGYISQALIFHQVRKYLLMLDVRKDHVKFWRPQVLLMVANPRSSCQLINFVNQLKKGGLFVLGHVKLGDLDTLPSDPVQQQYNFWLSLVDKLGVKAFVDLTLSPSVRQGTQHLLRITGLGGMKPNTLVLGFYDSCTPEDYFLQDPAFCESKGSGGDDFGVDLPSLQAHFPPVRHLESPRWLTSEEYVGIISDAIKMSKNVCLGRYFFQLQGEGMGTKMDGAARIIDVWPLNLLQPSSTSAASVDVCSLFLLQMACVLNMASRWRHARMRIFLCVEAESSDQGWVVKEETYRELLRKLRIRASIKIVPWDSVVQLYGQKQTQDPELEGLTKPAQALSEDFQSAVNRMLMEHSAEAAVRFLYLPRPPAHSSQSHKYLSQLEAVTYGLGPTLLIHGLTPVTCTEL is encoded by the exons ATGTCTAATGAACACACACCCCTCCTCGCCCATGGGGTATGTGGTCTGTCAGCAGACAATGCAGTGTGTGGCATAGGGGCGTCAGAGGGCACTGGGGAGGCCAACACTCCTAATGCTGTACCTCGAAAGCTCAACACCTTCTTCGGGGTGATCGTGCCCACTGTCCTCTCCATGTTTAGCATTGTCCTCTTCCTCAGAACTG CGTCCTCCTCTGTGTTTCGAGTGCTTCCCCAGGGCTACTGGTACACAGTGCTGTACTCTTCCATAGTTCTCCTGCTGGTTCTGATGGTGTGCCTAGTGGGCGCCCACATCTTCGCCCGCACCTCCTTCCTCATCCTGCTGGTGGTGACCATCTCCCTTCTGTCCATCTACATCAGCCCCCTGGCGCTGACCACGCCCCTAAAGTTCCTCATCACCCACCAGGGCCCTGGCAACCAGACCCTCACCTACAATGCCAGCTACACAGGCTTCAACGGCACCACGCTGAAGGACAACCTGGGCT CGGGCTACACTGTGGACTACAGCACTGGTAAAGTCATGTCATTCGCCACCGTGTTCGCTGTCATGTTCACCAGCTGCACCGGAATCATGGCCGGAGCCAACATGTCAG GAGAGCTGAAGAACCCCAGTGCTGCCATTCCCAAAGGCACCATTATTGCAGTCCTCTACACCTTCATAGTCTATGTCTTGCTCTTCATCCTGGCCAGCTCCACATGTGAAAG GACCCTGTTGGCTCAGGATTACGGGTTCTTCCAGCGTATAAACATCTGGCCTCCATTTGTCACCATCGGGATCTATTGTTCTGCCCTATCAGCAGCCATGTGCTCTCTGATTGGGGCGTCCCGGATCCTCCACGCCCTCGCACTGGACCAACTCTTTG GTTTTCCATTGGCTCCTGCTGCTATCACATCCAGCTCAGGCAACCCATGGGTGGCAGTGCTCTACACCTGGGGGTTGGCACAG tgtgtggtgtttgCAGGCCAGCTTAATGCCATAGCTGGCCTGGTGACAGTATTCTACCTGCTGGCCTATGCTGCTGTCGACCTGGCCTGTCTGGCTCTGGAGTGGGCATCGGCCCCCAACTTCAG gCCCACTTTCCAGGTGTTCTCCTGGCACACATGTCTGCTGGGCATCCTAAGCTGTCTGGTGATGATGTTCGTCATTAACCCGGTCTACTCCTCAGCCAGCATCGTCCTCCTCTTACTGCTGTTGCTTTTCCTACACTACAGATCACCAACCAGCAGCTGGGGATACATCAGCCAGGCTCTCATCTTTCATCAg GTGCGTAAGTATCTGCTGATGCTGGACGTGAGGAAGGACCATGTGAAGTTCTGGAGGCCCCAGGTGTTGTTGATGGTGGCCAACCCTCGCTCCTCCTGCCAGCTCATCAACTTTGTCAACCAGTTGAAGAAGGGCGGGCTGTTTGTTCTGGGACACGTGAAGCTGGGAGATCTGG ACACCCTGCCCTCTGACCCTGTCCAGCAGCAGTATAACTTCTGGCTGAGTCTGGTGGATAAGCTGGGGGTGAAGGCCTTCGTGGAtctgactctctccccctctgtgagGCAGGGAACACAGCATCTGCTCCGTATCACCGGCCTGG GCGGCATGAAGCCCAACACTCTGGTCTTGGGGTTCTACGACAGTTGCACCCCTGAGGACTACTTCCTCCAAGACCCTGCCTTCTGTGAGTCAAAAGGGTCTGGAGGGGATGATTTTGGGGTGGATCTGCCCTCTCTGCAAGCCCACTTCCCCCCGGTCCGCCATCTGGAGAGCCCACGCTGGCTCACGTCAGAGGAGTATGTGGGAATCATCTCGGATGCCATCAAGATGAGTAAGAACGTGTGTCTTGGCCGCTATTTCTTCCAGCTGCAGGGAGAGGGCATGGGGACCAAGATGGACGGGGCCGCGAGGATCATCGACGTGTGGCCCCTCAACCTGCTGCAGCCAAGCAGCACGTCTGCAGCCTCCGTGGACGTGTGCAGTCTCTTCCTGCTGCAGATGGCGTGTGTTCTTAACATGGCCAGCAGATGGCGCCATGCCAGAATGAGAATATTCCTGTGTGTGGAGGCAGAGTCCAGCGACCAGGGTTGGGTGGTTAAAGAGGAGACCTACCGGGAGCTGTTGAGGAAGCTGAGGATCAGGGCCTCCATCAAGATAGTGCCCTGGGACTCTGTGGTGCAGCTCTacggacagaaacagacacaggaCCCAGAGCTGGAGGGCCTGACGAAGCCGGCCCAGGCCCTTTCAGAGGACTTCCAGTCTGCAGTCAACAGGATGCTGATGGAGCACAGTGCTGAGGCTGCTGTCCGCTTCCTGTATTTACCACGCCCCCCTGCTCACTCCAGCCAATCACACAAATATCTCAGTCAGTTGGAAGCTGTGACTTATGGTTTAGGCCCAACCCTCTTGATTCATGGTCTCACCCCAGTCACGTGCACTGAGCTTTGA
- the hsd20b2 gene encoding hydroxysteroid (20-beta) dehydrogenase 2: MDTVSDSMLVRGLMFIGGFTVLYYMLKWSWICWCGFRVYVLSKVWQTDLKAYGQWAVVTGATSGIGKAYANELARRGLDIVLVSRSKDKLHIVAKEIESQHGRQTQIIQTDFTEGHDIYPAIAEALQDLDIGILVNNVGMNYSDKLVHFLDIPNPEQRITQVINCNILSVTQMTRLVLPRMVSRGNGLIINMSSEAGAQPQPMLSLYSATKIFVTYFSRSLNSEYKSQGITVQCVAPFMVYTNMTHNLPPNLLLKSASAFAREALNTVGHSSYTSGCVSHALQNIALSIFFPDWLRLSSYCVKQTEKFAQSMEKKIDEMTELSASKED; encoded by the exons ATGGATACTGTATCAGACTCGATGCTTGTGAGGGGACTGATGTTCATAGGTGGCTTCACAGTGCTGTATTACATGCTCAAATGGTCCTGGATTTGCTGGTGTGGATTCAGAGTGTATGTGCTGTCAAAAGTTTGGCAAACTGATTTAAAGGCATATGGACAATGGGCAG TTGTCACAGGGGCTACCTCAGGGATTGGCAAAGCTTATGCAAATGAG TTGGCCAGAAGAGGTCTGGACATTGTACTGGTCAGCCGGTCAAAAGATAAACTCCACATTGTCGCCAAGGAGATTG AGAGCCAACATGGACGCCAGACCCAGATCATCCAGACAGACTTCACAGAGGGCCATGACATCTACCCTGCTATAGCTGAGGCACTACAGGACCTGGACATAGGCATCCTGG TTAACAATGTCGGCATGAACTATTCTGACAAGTTGGTACATTTCCTGGACATTCCCAACCCTGAGCAG AGAATCACCCAGGTGATCAACTGTAACATCCTCTCTGTTACCCAG ATGACCAGACTGGTTCTCCCACGCATGGTTTCAAG AGGGAACGGTCTGATCATCAACATGTCTTCAGAGGCAGGTGCTCAACCACAACCCATGCTGTCTCTCTACTCCGCCACCAAG ATTTTTGTGACATATTTTTCCAGATCTCTGAATTCAGAGTACAAGTCACAGGGAATAACAGTTCAG TGTGTGGCTCCCTTTATGGTGTACACTAACATGACCCACAACTTGCCCCCCAACCTGTTGTTGAAGAGTGCCAGTGCTTTTGCCCGTGAAGCTCTGAACACAGTGGGTCACTCTAGCTACACCAGTGGCTGTGTCTCTCACGCTCTTCAA AACATTGCTCTGTCCATTTTCTTCCCTGATTGGCTACGCCTTTCATCCTACTGTGTGAAGCAGACAGAGAAATTTGCACAGAGCATGGAGAAGAAAATTGATGAAATGACAGAACTTTCTGCAAGCAAAGAGGACTAA